Part of the Venturia canescens isolate UGA chromosome 2, ASM1945775v1, whole genome shotgun sequence genome is shown below.
AAGTGGAGGTTGAAGTTGAAAATACAGAATTAATCTTATCCACCTCGCGTTTATTCTTCTGTTGAATCTGTGGAGGAGGCTGAGTTTATAAAATCGAGCGCAAGAAATTATTCTCGTGAAGCACATTCGTGAATTTATCTTCGTAACTCCATGCTTGTCGTTtttgtaaacaataaaagTGGAAACGGTCGATATTATGGCGATCGGACGCGGTGCTGTTTTGGCTCTTTATCGGAATTTAATTcgagaaagtaaaaaatggCATTCCTACAATTACAGGTGAACCACGCTTTTCATTTGTAAATTCTTTTCcatgtataaatataaatcTTAAAGAACTTTGGATATATTCTTCCACCTTCGGCTCGATGGAGTCTAGGCACAAAACTCTTGTCTTTCGATAGaactgtaatttaaaaatctttacGTTTCCTTGAATCAGAACTCAACCAAATTAGTTCCGGATGAAAAAACACATTTCAATAGTGAAAAGTGCCCGCTAAAAAACCTTCAGAACGCAATAGTTAATGACGGTTTTCGGTATAGCCGGTACTAGTGTCCTTTTAGTTACGCTTTAACACAATTAACAAGGAAAGAACCCTTTGGTTCTTCATACGACTGGAATGGCCAGTATTTACTATACCAATGTGTTCTAACCTACAAAATGCAACTCGTGACATTCAATAACTTTATGTAGGAACAAAATAAGAGCTCGAATGTttagaattttcgaattttggttCACGTACGTTCTTTTTTCAGGATGTATGCGCTACGAAAAGTGAGAGACGAATTCAGAGGAAACAAATCACTTCAAGATGCTGCAAGCATCGAACAATCTTATAATTATGGAGTAGAGAACTTAGCAATGATTCGAAGACAAGTAACTATAGGGAACCTGTACAGTACTCGGCCACTTGTCATAGAAACTAAATCATCGCAGCCATGTGCTGCAGATGCACAAGCTAAATAATTTATCTATAAATTACtgtaaatctattttttttctgcttgaTTAATACAGAATTTGTGACAAAGAAATCATTTCTATTTACAAACTTTAATTACAATGTATCGAAGAACTCGATCAAAGATGATGAAACACGTGGGGAAAACTAACAGATttcaacgataaaaaatgtactttttgTATTCATGAGTCAGTACCACAAAATTGAAGTCTTTCGCAATAATGAAACTTCAagagtcaaattttcattaaactaTTCtcaatcattttgtttttagcaaaatttattcaattcaaCCCTCTAAGTGTGCTCTCAGGTTGAAGAAACCTGAAAACAAAATGTGAaatcaatgtttttcatttcgaaggAAAATGTTGATTAGCTGGAACCATTTTTGAGGGAAATAAATACTTCAACGAAGTCAATTCGAATTGGGcacttttcgtttttcccGCCAGGATTTTAATTCGCGTATTGTGGAGAAATGAACCAATCGATAAGGCCACTCAGAAATGTCTCAACCAATCATCAGGGCTCTGACGACTGGCACTCTACCTGGCGGTAATAATTACAAACAAACGAATAcgtgtttttaattttcaaggTTTTTCCGATTGGTTCTCCATTCATTTCTTCTTTACCGGGAGATGAAGAATACCATGCTATAGCGggaactccaaatttttcacaagcTCCAATTAGCTTTGGAAGACAAATGAACACACCAGTCATTTTAAAGGAGTATAAATTAAACAGTGGTTTATATTAATGGAGATATATATAGTTACAGGCATATAATGCTATACATTGAGCATTTATCTTATGAAGTCATAAATAGATTTCTGATTTTGTGCTGTATTAGAGCACTTCGTTGACTCTAGTTTCGGCAGAAtttccaatttgtttttgtaaactTCAGGTACCAAGGCTTTCATTATCATGTGAGTTATAGCTGCTGTCAATCCCCACACACGATGTTTACCTCCCAGGTAAACTGGCAGTGTCATACCATTACGAAATTGTGTGAAGCGAAAGTGTTCAGGATTGCACAAATTTTCTAGGCTTATGACAAATGCCTCTTCGACTTCGTCATGATTGATAGCCAAATTTTCAGGATCTACTTGGCCAATGTAACCAAATATTGGCAGCACGCTTAAATCTTTGCGACTTATGATATTGGTTTGAGACCAAACATCCACTTGGCTCTCAGGTATCCTCAGTTCTTCCCATGTTTCTCTGAGTGCTGTCACTTCCAAACTTTTGTCATTGTCGTCCTTCATGCCACCAGGGAATGAAACTTGTCCTTTGTTTGAACTCAATTTTCTTGATCTAAGAGTATAAAGAAGACCGAGCTCGCCTTTGTAACTGCAAAGCGGCACTAGTACTGCAGCCATTCTTGTTTCTTTGTGAACTTTCATAGTTGGATAAAGTTTCAACTTCCTAACACATGattcacgattttttgttGCTAGCACTGTCTCTGGACTCAGTAGAGTTTTACTTATCAGTATCGAATGAGATCTCCTTCCTTCCGCATTCTAGAattcagagaaaagaggaaaaacttatttttccaataacaaATTCCTTACTCTTTTAAACTATGACAGGTATAATAAGATTTTAATGGGATCAGACAACTGACCAAAttaaacaaatgttttttcaacaacAAATAATATCGAATATCAAACAATAATTCAAATGAGCTGAAATGTAGAATTTTCTGACGCGATAAGCCAATATGTATTTCTTCTGACTAACAagcacttttttatttcattcagataaaattttgatacatTTGATTGATGTCAAAATCTGCTCACATGAAATGTTCaagtatataaataaattatcaaaCTTACGAGGTACAAACGTAAAAAACGTTCGAAAGTTGTCCTTGACAATGCCATTTGATGACGAATTTCaattcttttattattatctttCTACTGTCaagtgtcttttttttttgtaaaaaatcatGTGTTGCTCTGTAGAATATATGTAATTCCTATGAGGGTCAAGTATACCTCCTCCGTTACAATTCTTGAATCTGTCTGTCTGCCAGGGACTTTGACACTTCGAATATCACGCGAGTGACACGACTACAGTGTGGTCTACAAAAAACAtgtcttattttttttgttttagaaaaaacaaacacgaGTATAGTCAGCAATAAAAAAGTTATTGCATTGTTTCATCATCACTCATTACTACTCCAAATTTGATTGGCAAGACTGCAACAACCATGGTGCATTCTAGGGATATTCCCAAGCATTATTTTACCGCCAAAACTCCGGGTCGATTCACGTAAAAAGTATACTGTTCAagattcaaaataaatatccGTTCAGTTTTAGCCAAAAACACTGTGAATTGTGAGGTTTACGAAGCCACAAATATATTCTTGAGATTGCTCATCAGTTTCTTTCAACATGGTAGAGGAAAAATCTCGTATTTCGGGTCAAATGATGGGTCGTTTTGTGGGTCAACAAGTTGTCATCGTTGGAAATTTAACCAAAGTACAAGATGAATTTTTAGCTTAATCtgttttttgtcgatttttatttataagatcttgctatttgttttttttttttcattcaaaggtAGATGCGACTGGTGAATGTGTTGAATTGACAACATTCGATAATGTTAAAATCAATGCCACACTCCCAACTCGTTTGGAGGTTAATCCAGAGGGGATAATCCAAGTTTCGGGCATTGTCAAGTCCAGAGGCACTATTCAAGCTGAACATTATGTACATTTTCCTGCCGAGAATTCAAAAGATTTTGGTAcgtaattttcaataaaatcattgCATCATCAttgcgttattttttttccccaatttatttgtattgaaatattttgaaactACATACAAGATCATTATTAGCACAACTGAAATCTAAGTCTAAAAGCTTCATAGTGTCATTTGATCAGGTTTGCTTTCTAAATAAAactgatgaaaatatttccactcattttgttttgaagcactaataataaaaatacttgCAGATCCAAAACTTTACAACAATTTGATTGTAATTCAGCATGCGCTTGGCAGTGCGAAATGGGAGTTAGATGCTGGTGCACCGGAGGAAATGAGTTACTAAAAATTAGTACATATCTTTTTGACAGTacaacgttttgaaaaatctagtACTAAGTTGAAGAAATATTAAGAGTAATCAACATGTTTTGTAACGTCAAACAGACCAAATCAGTAATtacgttcatatttttttatcctgtTATCCTATATAGGTAAACTTAACTGTATCATGTAAAAAGTAATCGAAATAAACAATTCCAtattgtaaaatatttattagtaCATATTTGTTGCAATTCATTCACATTATACTGGGCCCTATTGTACACGATGCATCCAATGAAAAACATCGGCAGGTGCATGACGTCACTGGACATTCGGAATGTTGCCTGTGGATGCAAAACATATGTTGACTCAGTGTAAAGAgaaattttatcgaaagaTCTGTCATGTCAAGtaaaagtttctttttcaaatttttcaaacattcagAAAGTTCTGATAATTCTGTAACCGATACTCGCATACTagagagatttaaaaaattattttatacaaAATTGAACTGAGCTTTTTTTGTATTACCGAAACCAGTGGGTTATGTGATTCGTGTGACCTCCGTGTCTACACGTTTGACACCAGGTGAACCAATTGCTGAATTCCGTCAGTCTACTATCG
Proteins encoded:
- the LOC122406829 gene encoding nucleoside diphosphate-linked moiety X motif 8, giving the protein MALSRTTFERFLRLYLNAEGRRSHSILISKTLLSPETVLATKNRESCVRKLKLYPTMKVHKETRMAAVLVPLCSYKGELGLLYTLRSRKLSSNKGQVSFPGGMKDDNDKSLEVTALRETWEELRIPESQVDVWSQTNIISRKDLSVLPIFGYIGQVDPENLAINHDEVEEAFVISLENLCNPEHFRFTQFRNGMTLPVYLGGKHRVWGLTAAITHMIMKALVPEVYKNKLEILPKLESTKCSNTAQNQKSIYDFIR
- the LOC122406833 gene encoding uncharacterized protein, with translation MVEEKSRISGQMMGRFVGQQVVIVGNLTKVDATGECVELTTFDNVKINATLPTRLEVNPEGIIQVSGIVKSRGTIQAEHYVHFPAENSKDFDPKLYNNLIVIQHALGSAKWELDAGAPEEMSY